The following proteins come from a genomic window of Edaphobacter sp. 4G125:
- a CDS encoding DinB family protein, whose product MAKTVETGTEELRKQLLALLQGGQAHATFDEAVADFPVEHRGTVPEGLPYSAWQLLEHIRISQRDILEFSAPPTGGYQPKAWPEDYWPKSAQPSSAHVWEASIAAIRKDREAFEKLILRPEADLYKPFRWGEGQNLLREALLIADHAAYHIGELILLRRLLGIWHK is encoded by the coding sequence ATGGCAAAGACAGTAGAAACGGGAACAGAGGAGCTGCGGAAGCAGCTTTTAGCGTTACTGCAGGGTGGTCAGGCCCATGCAACGTTCGATGAAGCTGTGGCTGATTTTCCTGTAGAGCACCGGGGCACAGTGCCCGAGGGATTACCGTACTCTGCATGGCAGTTGCTCGAGCATATTCGTATCTCTCAGCGAGACATCCTGGAGTTCAGCGCACCGCCGACGGGCGGATATCAGCCAAAGGCGTGGCCCGAGGATTACTGGCCGAAGTCTGCGCAGCCATCATCTGCCCATGTCTGGGAAGCATCCATTGCCGCGATCCGAAAGGACCGCGAGGCGTTCGAGAAACTCATCCTGCGCCCAGAAGCCGATCTGTACAAACCCTTTCGCTGGGGCGAGGGTCAAAATCTCCTGCGCGAAGCTTTGCTGATCGCCGACCACGCGGCTTATCACATTGGCGAGCTGATTCTGCTGCGTCGCTTGTTGGGGATCTGGCACAAGTAA
- a CDS encoding class I SAM-dependent methyltransferase: MRNFFGGGEGTGSSRGPANKIPRHSSGWKDLQKYLKEQESLRVLDIGPTSSTNINYLTSLGHSIYMANLVEEAARPEWVIAGEGGEGNSYDVDRFIESNLNFSGRNFDVVMLWDTADFLPEAFVGPMFERLRDVIVPGGRMLAFFHSTNDPNAAFCRYHLTDTEMVEMQKAGSYPLLNSYNNRKIENLLSEFASYRFFLAKDSLREVIVTR, encoded by the coding sequence ATGCGTAATTTCTTTGGTGGTGGAGAAGGTACGGGATCTTCGCGCGGGCCAGCGAATAAGATTCCACGGCACTCCAGCGGCTGGAAGGATCTTCAAAAGTATTTAAAGGAACAGGAGTCACTTCGAGTTCTGGATATTGGTCCAACTTCTTCGACGAATATTAACTATCTTACGAGCCTCGGCCACAGCATATATATGGCGAATCTAGTAGAGGAGGCTGCCAGACCGGAATGGGTGATTGCAGGCGAGGGTGGAGAAGGAAATTCCTATGATGTCGATCGATTTATCGAGTCGAATTTAAACTTTTCGGGACGAAACTTCGATGTCGTAATGCTGTGGGATACGGCAGACTTTCTGCCGGAAGCATTTGTGGGGCCCATGTTCGAACGGCTCCGCGACGTGATTGTACCGGGCGGACGGATGCTGGCTTTCTTTCATTCCACGAATGACCCGAACGCGGCTTTTTGCCGGTATCACCTGACCGATACTGAGATGGTGGAGATGCAGAAGGCGGGAAGTTATCCTTTGCTTAATAGCTATAACAATCGCAAGATTGAAAATTTGTTGAGCGAGTTTGCTAGTTATCGGTTCTTTCTAGCGAAGGATAGTCTGCGCGAAGTGATTGTGACGCGCTAG
- the menC gene encoding o-succinylbenzoate synthase codes for MNIDAIHMREINMPLAHPFETSFGLTTARRILLVELESEGLTAWGECVAGEHPYFSDEMIDTAWIITETELAPRLLDANIEHGGDVPDLLKQVRGHRMAKAALESAVWDLEAQQKKVPLAELLGGTREIIPCGVSIGIQPTLEKLLEKIETELEAGYQRIKLKCKPGWDNHIFEAVRKRWPKILLSCDANSAYRMKDFDHIATWDQFRLLMIEQPLWYDDFYFHSMLQKRIETAICLDESIRNRRDALAAIDMESCQIINIKVGRVGGFSEAIAVHNVAAERGIPVWCGGMLETGIGRAHNIALSSLPNFSLPGDVSASARYWEQDIIEPEVTVSKKGEIVVPTGIGSGYTVLPERIEKLTVRKQTLRAKARVTA; via the coding sequence CTGAATATTGATGCGATTCATATGCGGGAGATCAACATGCCGCTGGCCCATCCGTTTGAAACCAGCTTTGGTCTGACAACGGCGCGGCGCATTCTTCTGGTAGAGCTGGAGAGTGAAGGACTGACGGCATGGGGAGAATGCGTTGCCGGGGAGCATCCTTATTTCAGCGACGAGATGATCGATACGGCGTGGATCATCACGGAGACGGAACTGGCTCCGCGATTGCTTGATGCAAACATCGAACACGGCGGAGATGTTCCTGACCTGCTGAAGCAGGTACGCGGTCACCGGATGGCCAAGGCTGCCCTGGAGAGTGCAGTGTGGGACCTAGAGGCGCAGCAAAAGAAGGTTCCTCTGGCAGAGCTACTGGGAGGAACACGCGAGATCATTCCGTGTGGAGTCTCTATTGGGATTCAGCCAACGTTAGAAAAGCTGCTGGAGAAGATTGAGACGGAGCTGGAAGCGGGATATCAACGCATCAAGCTGAAGTGTAAGCCGGGCTGGGACAATCATATCTTTGAAGCCGTTCGCAAACGGTGGCCAAAGATCCTGTTGAGCTGCGATGCGAATTCGGCCTATCGGATGAAGGATTTCGATCACATCGCGACATGGGACCAGTTTCGTCTCCTGATGATTGAACAGCCGCTATGGTACGACGATTTTTACTTCCACTCCATGTTGCAAAAGAGGATTGAGACAGCGATCTGTTTGGATGAGTCGATTCGTAACCGTCGTGATGCGCTTGCGGCAATCGATATGGAGTCGTGCCAGATTATTAACATCAAAGTCGGGCGTGTTGGCGGGTTCAGTGAGGCAATTGCCGTTCATAATGTGGCCGCGGAGCGTGGGATTCCAGTGTGGTGCGGCGGAATGTTAGAGACAGGGATTGGACGAGCGCACAATATCGCACTCTCCTCGTTGCCGAACTTTTCTTTGCCTGGCGATGTTTCAGCTTCGGCTCGTTATTGGGAGCAGGACATTATTGAACCTGAAGTCACGGTGAGTAAGAAGGGTGAGATTGTGGTTCCTACCGGAATCGGGTCTGGTTATACGGTGCTGCCGGAACGAATCGAGAAGCTGACCGTGCGAAAGCAGACTCTACGGGCGAAGGCTCGGGTCACTGCATAG
- a CDS encoding bactofilin family protein, which translates to MKPAEGSTVIGKSVRIHGELSGNEDLYLDGDLEGTITLPDHALTVGPNAQILAEIRAKELTVFGKVTGNLHVSSRVDIRQSAVVNGDIFSGRLAIEENATIKGKVVLGENGRGSESTSAGTGPGQESLFVESKV; encoded by the coding sequence ATGAAACCAGCAGAAGGGTCCACTGTCATTGGCAAGTCGGTCCGTATTCATGGGGAGTTGTCTGGCAACGAAGATCTATATCTTGACGGCGATCTCGAAGGAACCATCACGCTTCCGGACCATGCGCTGACGGTTGGGCCGAATGCGCAGATATTGGCGGAGATTCGTGCCAAGGAGCTGACGGTGTTTGGTAAGGTGACAGGGAATCTGCATGTGAGCAGTCGGGTGGACATTCGCCAATCGGCAGTGGTGAATGGAGACATCTTCAGCGGGCGCCTGGCGATCGAAGAGAATGCCACGATCAAGGGGAAGGTTGTCCTGGGAGAGAATGGACGCGGCTCGGAATCCACGTCTGCGGGAACAGGCCCCGGACAAGAATCGCTCTTTGTTGAATCCAAAGTATAA
- a CDS encoding class I SAM-dependent methyltransferase yields MNHSAAVKPDYGIDAPAVLRNLFLFGGLCLVLGIVLPPVLHLGPVKLITRPTFLWPAFFLLLEGCLYLLYVKVGKFHHRDFILSLHNWRGDEQILDVGCGRGLLLAGAAKRLNAGGHATGIDIWSAEDLSGNAEAATQQNLELEGVAARCTLVSQSAAEMPFPDASFDVVVSNLCLHNIYEKSARMAALGHIARVLRPGGVAVLSDYKKTGEYASELRRLGLQVEKKRKGMLTTFPPLVVVVAQKPL; encoded by the coding sequence ATGAATCATTCTGCTGCGGTAAAGCCGGACTACGGCATCGATGCCCCTGCAGTACTTCGTAATCTGTTTCTCTTTGGTGGGCTGTGCCTTGTCCTGGGCATCGTTTTGCCGCCAGTCCTACATCTTGGCCCGGTGAAGCTGATTACGCGGCCTACGTTTCTTTGGCCTGCATTCTTCCTCCTTCTGGAAGGCTGTTTGTACTTGCTCTATGTCAAGGTAGGCAAGTTTCATCATCGCGACTTTATCCTTTCGCTCCACAACTGGCGCGGTGATGAACAGATACTCGATGTTGGATGCGGACGCGGTCTGTTGCTGGCCGGCGCAGCGAAGCGGCTCAACGCGGGGGGACATGCGACAGGAATCGATATCTGGTCGGCGGAGGATCTATCGGGCAATGCAGAGGCCGCCACGCAACAGAATCTTGAGCTTGAGGGAGTAGCCGCGCGCTGCACGCTGGTGAGCCAGTCCGCAGCGGAGATGCCGTTTCCGGATGCGTCCTTTGATGTGGTGGTTTCGAATCTCTGCCTGCATAACATCTATGAGAAGTCTGCCCGCATGGCTGCTCTTGGACATATTGCTCGTGTTCTGCGGCCAGGTGGAGTGGCTGTGCTCTCGGACTACAAGAAGACCGGAGAATATGCTTCTGAGCTGCGAAGACTTGGACTTCAGGTAGAGAAGAAACGGAAGGGGATGTTGACCACTTTTCCTCCTCTGGTGGTTGTGGTGGCCCAGAAGCCGTTGTGA
- a CDS encoding CoA-binding protein, producing the protein MNEPEVIRAMLGNPPAEPRTIAVVGLSSNPDKPSHYVPAYMQHHGYRILPVNPQIDSVLGERAYPTLADLPTKPDVVNVFRLPQFIPGIVQQMLDLGFKNLWVQLGIVNLEAAAKAEEGGIWVVMDHCIMVEHRLAGLRG; encoded by the coding sequence ATGAATGAGCCTGAGGTGATTCGAGCGATGCTGGGGAATCCTCCTGCGGAGCCCCGCACCATTGCGGTCGTGGGGCTTTCGAGCAATCCTGATAAGCCGAGCCACTATGTTCCGGCCTATATGCAGCATCATGGCTACCGCATTTTGCCTGTCAACCCACAGATCGACTCGGTCCTTGGCGAGCGGGCGTATCCGACGCTTGCCGACCTTCCCACGAAGCCCGATGTGGTGAATGTTTTCCGGTTGCCGCAGTTTATTCCCGGGATCGTCCAGCAGATGCTGGATCTTGGTTTTAAGAATCTGTGGGTGCAATTGGGGATTGTGAACCTTGAGGCTGCGGCGAAGGCGGAGGAGGGTGGTATCTGGGTGGTGATGGACCACTGCATTATGGTCGAACATCGCCTTGCTGGGCTTCGTGGATGA
- a CDS encoding APC family permease — MDSIKNPAVLPQSNRVRLVVASSVMLTFISFWRAAAIVLNDLGSSAFYAGGLAEEAVGKSAPWLILGVVFFAYAVRSVYVESCSMFTRGGVYRIVKEALGSTFAKISVSALMFDYVLTGPISGVSAGQYIIGMFNDLMVSASHRFHWVSTPHLRPDLASAFIAAAITLYFWWQNIKGIEESSQRALDIMKITTVMVVVLLAWGLFTVFHRGAQLPPLPVPSNLHFSSDALGFLKGTRFATSLGLFGVLMAFGHSVLAMSGEESLAQVNREIEHPKLKNLKRAALVIATYSFFFTGICTMLAVMIIPDAVRVHVYRDNLIAGMAMYMVGPELLRIIFRCFVVLVGFFILGGAVNTAIVGSTGVLMRIAEDGVLTDWFRKPQKKYGTSYRIVNLVAGLQLLVIALTRGNVIIIGEAYAFGVIWSFTFNALAMLVLRWKYKGERGWKVPLNLHIGKFEIPLGLLSVFLVLFTTAIVNLFTKSVATVSGVVFAAVFFVVFWLSERDNKRRHDLKTRQMQEHFQLEHQDTVGCSALEIRPGAVIVTMRDAATPFALKWALSHTNTEEQDIVVLAARMMGVGGPEYVEASEQLFSEHEQMLFTKAVSVAESFGKHISLLVVPAGDIFAALVRTANSLDAAAVISGLSSKLTAEEQAYHVGQAWEALPEPKRQFTFYVIKPDGEALSFHIGPHAPTIPADEVQLVHRLWLNLRRDPSMRNLHHSDVVTYALTRMASEFAQDKEGLLLRLQHDLQRATQRRGLGTLYHEELDKSGPGYALLSQPEHLAENPDTK, encoded by the coding sequence ATGGATTCAATAAAAAATCCTGCCGTTCTGCCGCAATCCAACCGGGTGCGCCTCGTCGTAGCGTCCTCGGTCATGCTCACGTTCATCTCTTTCTGGCGTGCGGCCGCTATTGTCCTCAACGATTTAGGCTCCTCCGCCTTCTACGCCGGCGGCCTTGCGGAAGAAGCAGTGGGAAAATCTGCCCCCTGGCTCATCTTGGGAGTCGTGTTTTTCGCCTATGCAGTCCGGTCCGTATACGTTGAAAGCTGTTCGATGTTTACGCGAGGCGGCGTCTATCGCATCGTCAAAGAAGCCCTGGGCAGCACCTTTGCAAAGATCAGCGTCTCGGCTCTGATGTTCGACTACGTGCTGACCGGACCGATCTCAGGTGTCTCTGCCGGCCAGTACATCATCGGGATGTTTAACGACCTGATGGTCTCCGCAAGCCATCGGTTCCACTGGGTATCCACCCCTCATCTGCGGCCCGATCTGGCCTCTGCTTTTATTGCCGCGGCCATCACGTTGTATTTCTGGTGGCAGAACATCAAAGGGATCGAAGAGTCCAGCCAGCGAGCACTCGACATCATGAAGATCACCACCGTGATGGTGGTCGTCCTTCTGGCCTGGGGGCTCTTTACCGTCTTTCATCGTGGAGCCCAGCTTCCTCCTCTTCCCGTCCCGTCGAATCTGCACTTCAGCTCCGACGCTCTCGGCTTTCTTAAAGGAACCCGCTTTGCGACCTCTCTCGGTCTCTTCGGAGTTCTAATGGCATTCGGGCACTCTGTCCTCGCTATGAGCGGCGAAGAATCACTGGCACAGGTCAATCGAGAGATTGAACATCCCAAGCTCAAAAACCTGAAACGCGCCGCACTGGTTATCGCGACATACAGCTTTTTCTTCACCGGCATCTGCACCATGCTCGCTGTGATGATCATCCCCGACGCGGTTCGGGTACACGTCTACCGCGACAATCTCATCGCTGGCATGGCGATGTACATGGTGGGGCCAGAGCTTCTTCGCATCATCTTCCGGTGCTTTGTCGTGCTGGTTGGCTTCTTTATTCTTGGCGGAGCCGTCAACACTGCAATCGTTGGTTCCACCGGTGTTCTCATGCGCATCGCCGAAGATGGCGTGCTGACCGATTGGTTCCGCAAGCCACAGAAGAAATATGGAACCAGCTATCGAATCGTCAACCTCGTCGCCGGACTCCAGTTGCTGGTCATTGCTCTCACTCGGGGCAACGTCATTATCATCGGCGAAGCCTATGCATTCGGCGTCATCTGGAGTTTTACCTTCAACGCGCTGGCGATGCTTGTCCTCCGCTGGAAATACAAGGGCGAACGCGGCTGGAAGGTACCTCTCAACCTGCACATCGGCAAGTTCGAAATTCCACTCGGGCTGCTCTCTGTCTTTCTCGTTCTGTTTACAACCGCAATCGTCAATTTATTCACCAAGTCCGTCGCTACCGTAAGCGGCGTAGTCTTCGCCGCGGTTTTCTTCGTTGTCTTCTGGCTTTCAGAACGGGACAACAAACGCCGCCATGACCTGAAAACCAGACAGATGCAAGAGCACTTCCAGCTTGAGCATCAGGACACAGTCGGTTGTTCTGCTCTGGAGATTCGTCCAGGAGCAGTCATCGTCACTATGCGCGATGCGGCCACTCCCTTCGCCCTCAAATGGGCTCTCTCGCATACCAATACCGAGGAACAGGACATCGTCGTTCTCGCCGCTCGCATGATGGGGGTAGGCGGACCGGAGTATGTGGAAGCCTCTGAACAACTCTTCAGCGAGCACGAGCAGATGCTTTTTACCAAGGCCGTGTCGGTCGCAGAGAGTTTCGGGAAACACATCTCTCTACTGGTCGTTCCTGCTGGAGACATCTTTGCTGCCCTTGTTCGAACCGCAAATTCCCTGGACGCCGCTGCCGTTATCTCAGGACTCTCTAGCAAGTTGACAGCCGAAGAACAGGCTTACCATGTTGGACAAGCCTGGGAAGCTCTTCCCGAGCCAAAACGCCAGTTCACCTTTTACGTCATAAAACCCGATGGAGAAGCACTTAGTTTCCATATCGGTCCACATGCTCCGACGATCCCTGCCGACGAGGTCCAACTGGTTCACCGTTTGTGGCTCAATCTGCGCCGCGATCCCAGCATGCGTAACCTTCACCACAGCGATGTTGTGACCTATGCGCTAACTCGCATGGCATCGGAATTTGCTCAGGATAAAGAAGGACTGCTCCTTCGTCTTCAGCACGATCTGCAACGCGCCACGCAACGGCGCGGGCTCGGCACCCTCTATCACGAAGAATTGGATAAATCGGGGCCTGGATATGCATTGCTCTCTCAACCCGAGCACCTAGCGGAAAATCCGGATACAAAGTAG
- the lnt gene encoding apolipoprotein N-acyltransferase produces MRLVPGWLWVVAALSGVLQVLCFPIAGPVPAWRAAFCWVALTPLLWALTQKNRQGKGLTASESATLGYLCGFCWYLGNCYWIYQTMYLYGGLDKPIAAGILILFCLYLGLYHALFAGMFGAVRSCFGTQIALLLSPLVWVAVELARARITGFPWDPLGMAQIDNTALTRLAPITGVYGLSFIIALVNALWLLRIQVRERRHTRLLLTVAGVVLIVSYVVGVRKIATRQNERTDATATLLQQNLEVGAAAKGPEPSTQELLDSFSYLSRYPGTKVYLGNPGKRTPQVTFAPKAGPQDADLIVWPESPAPFQEDDPQFRAALSQLAQQAHAPVIVGNIFLQQTSSDSRGYSMFNSAAFVTPQGEFAGRYNKMHLVPFGEYVPFKGLFFFAQSLLHEVGTFEPGTSRTLFAVNGHRYGTFICYESIFGDEVREFVRDGADVLINISNDGWYGDTSAPWQHLNMVRMRAIENHRWVLRATNTGVTASIDPYGRVMESAARHERTSIRVGFGYEHDVTFYTAHGDWFAWLCAVVAVVAFGWSLRMRDAVN; encoded by the coding sequence ATGCGACTTGTCCCGGGATGGTTGTGGGTGGTGGCGGCCCTCTCTGGGGTACTGCAGGTTCTGTGTTTCCCCATTGCAGGACCTGTCCCGGCCTGGCGCGCGGCTTTTTGCTGGGTGGCATTAACTCCGCTGCTTTGGGCGCTTACACAGAAGAACAGGCAGGGGAAGGGGCTAACCGCTTCTGAAAGCGCAACTCTGGGATATCTTTGTGGCTTTTGCTGGTACCTGGGGAATTGCTACTGGATCTACCAGACGATGTATCTTTACGGCGGTCTGGATAAGCCGATTGCTGCGGGAATATTGATTTTGTTCTGTCTCTATCTGGGACTCTACCATGCGTTGTTCGCCGGCATGTTTGGTGCGGTGCGATCTTGCTTCGGAACGCAGATTGCGTTATTGCTAAGTCCGCTTGTGTGGGTTGCGGTTGAGCTGGCCAGGGCGAGAATCACCGGATTTCCGTGGGACCCGCTAGGAATGGCCCAGATCGACAATACGGCACTAACCCGGCTGGCTCCGATTACTGGAGTGTATGGGCTGTCGTTCATCATCGCGCTGGTCAATGCACTGTGGTTGTTGCGTATTCAGGTCCGCGAACGGCGACATACGCGGCTTCTGCTAACAGTTGCTGGAGTGGTATTGATCGTGTCGTATGTCGTTGGTGTCCGGAAGATCGCAACGCGACAGAATGAACGCACCGATGCCACGGCGACCCTGCTGCAACAGAATCTTGAGGTGGGTGCGGCAGCCAAGGGGCCGGAGCCGTCGACACAAGAGCTGCTCGATTCCTTCTCTTATCTCAGCCGGTATCCGGGGACGAAGGTGTACCTCGGGAACCCCGGGAAGAGAACTCCTCAGGTTACATTTGCACCGAAGGCTGGTCCTCAGGATGCTGATCTGATTGTGTGGCCGGAGTCTCCGGCGCCGTTTCAGGAAGACGATCCGCAGTTCCGTGCAGCCCTTTCGCAGCTGGCGCAGCAGGCCCATGCTCCGGTGATCGTAGGAAACATCTTTCTACAGCAGACGAGTTCTGATTCACGCGGATACTCGATGTTCAACTCTGCCGCTTTTGTTACGCCCCAGGGAGAATTCGCCGGACGCTACAACAAGATGCACCTGGTGCCGTTTGGAGAATATGTACCGTTCAAGGGTCTCTTCTTCTTTGCGCAGAGCCTGCTACACGAGGTGGGTACTTTCGAGCCGGGCACGTCGAGAACCCTGTTTGCGGTCAACGGGCATCGTTACGGCACCTTCATTTGCTACGAGTCGATCTTTGGAGATGAAGTCCGCGAGTTCGTTCGCGATGGGGCCGATGTATTGATCAACATCTCGAACGATGGGTGGTATGGAGATACTAGCGCTCCATGGCAGCACCTGAACATGGTGCGGATGCGGGCGATTGAGAATCATCGCTGGGTGTTGCGGGCGACGAATACGGGTGTGACCGCTTCGATCGACCCCTATGGTCGTGTGATGGAGTCTGCTGCACGTCACGAGCGGACGAGCATTCGCGTGGGCTTTGGATATGAGCACGATGTCACCTTCTACACGGCCCATGGCGACTGGTTTGCATGGCTCTGCGCGGTGGTAGCGGTTGTTGCATTTGGATGGAGCCTCCGGATGAGGGATGCCGTAAACTAA
- the prfB gene encoding peptide chain release factor 2 (programmed frameshift): MLSDLEYTYSPVREKVRDLREYLDAPRLKRELAEIEEKTADPSIWADPARSQPLMRERKRIENLLADEGELARRADDIEAYFELAREGEDTESDLAREIPALVEFAEQLESKTMLSEESDPLNAIVVVHPGAGGTESQDWAEMLMRMYIRWGERQNFKVEINEIQDGDEAGIKSATFTISGEFAYGLLSGETGVHRLVRISPFDSAKRRHTSFASVFVSPEIDDTIVIDIKPEDLRIDTYRSGGKGGQHVNTTDSAVRITHLPTGLVAGCQNERSQHKNKEKAMKLLRSRLYEFELEKKKAVSKKLEDSKLDIKFGSQIRSYVMQPYRMVKDLRTRVEVGDVDRVLDGDLEPFIRGYLKMRREGGVPAAVAVDDDL; this comes from the exons ATGTTGAGTGATCTGGAATACACGTACTCCCCGGTGCGCGAAAAAGTTCGCGATCTGCGGGAGTATCTT GACGCTCCGCGTCTGAAGCGTGAACTAGCCGAAATTGAAGAGAAGACCGCTGACCCATCGATCTGGGCCGACCCTGCGCGTTCGCAGCCGCTGATGCGGGAACGAAAGCGGATTGAGAATCTGTTGGCGGATGAGGGCGAACTGGCGCGTCGCGCGGACGATATCGAGGCTTACTTTGAGCTTGCGCGCGAGGGGGAGGACACGGAGTCCGATCTCGCACGTGAGATTCCGGCGCTGGTGGAGTTTGCAGAACAGCTGGAATCGAAGACGATGCTCTCGGAAGAGAGCGATCCCCTGAATGCGATCGTGGTGGTACATCCCGGCGCGGGCGGAACGGAGTCGCAGGACTGGGCCGAGATGCTGATGCGGATGTACATCCGCTGGGGTGAGCGGCAGAACTTTAAGGTAGAGATCAACGAAATTCAGGATGGTGACGAGGCTGGTATCAAGTCGGCCACGTTTACGATCTCCGGCGAGTTTGCCTATGGATTGCTGTCGGGTGAAACCGGTGTACATCGGCTGGTGCGCATTTCGCCGTTTGATTCAGCGAAGCGGCGCCACACGAGTTTTGCTTCGGTCTTTGTTTCGCCGGAGATTGACGACACGATCGTGATCGACATCAAGCCGGAAGACCTGCGTATCGATACCTACCGCTCAGGCGGCAAGGGAGGGCAGCACGTCAATACGACGGATTCCGCGGTGCGTATTACTCACCTTCCCACGGGCCTTGTCGCAGGTTGTCAGAATGAGCGCTCGCAGCACAAGAACAAAGAGAAGGCGATGAAGCTGCTCCGTTCACGACTCTATGAGTTCGAACTCGAAAAGAAGAAGGCCGTGTCGAAGAAGTTGGAAGACTCGAAGCTGGATATTAAGTTTGGCTCGCAGATTCGCAGCTATGTGATGCAGCCTTATCGCATGGTGAAGGACCTGCGGACGAGGGTTGAGGTTGGAGACGTGGACCGCGTGCTCGATGGTGATCTGGAGCCGTTTATTCGTGGATATTTGAAGATGCGTCGTGAGGGTGGAGTTCCTGCCGCTGTGGCGGTCGACGACGATCTGTAA